In Marinobacterium sp. LSUCC0821, the DNA window GGCCAAGGTTCTCAAAGAAGCCTGGTAGACGCAGTGCGTTCATACCACCTGAGATGATTGGCGTGGTTGGACGCATGCCATACCACTCTTGATGATAAACAGGACCCTGGTAGCTATCACGCTCAATCACGTATGCAATAGCACGGTCATCCGCATCCCCTTCCATTTTGCCGTAGCCCATTGTACCCACGTGGATACCAGAGGCACCCTGTAGACGAGAGAGCTTCGCCAAGACGTATGCATCATAACCACGTTTAGAGCTTGGGCTTGTAACCGCTCCATGACCTGCACGGTGGTAATGCAAATACTGTGATGGATACTGGCGACGTGCCGTAGTAACCATACCTGGACCACCGACATAACCATCAACCAAAAAGGCCACTTTGTTCGCATCTGGACCGAAAGTTTCAAGAATATAGTCTGCACGAGCACACATCTCATAATGGTCGTCTGCAGTGATATTAGCCGAGAAAAGTTTCGCCTGCCCGGTCTCATCCATCGCACGTTTCATTGCATCAACAACTAAAGGCATAACCTTTTTCATCGGCGCAAAGGTCTGGTTACCCTGCGGCTCATCGTTCTTAATGAAGTCTCCGCCTAACCAAAACTCATACGCAGCTTTTGCGAATGGCTCAGGGCGAAGACCCAGCTTAGGTTTGATAATCGTACCTGCAATGTAACCACCATCTTTACGAGGACGGTCTAGAATCTCCCAAAGATCTGTGATGTCACGCGAAGGGCCATCAAAAAGACGAATCATTTCGCGAGGAGCATAGAAATCGTAAATTTTCGCGTGCTCAATATCTCCCATACCCTGGTTGTTACCAATGATAAGGGTAAGGAGTGAAACAGCCATCATACGACCATCAGTTAAGTTTCGGTCGAACAAATCAATAGGGTATGCAATACGCATATCCTCAGTCGCTTCATCAATGTGATAGACCAGGGCATCAACACCTTTAGTAAAGTCATCAGTTGTAGAGACCTCTACGTTAGTCCCTGTTGAAGACTCAGCGGCAAAGTGCGCTGCAGCCTCAAGATAACCGTAACCGGCTTTAGGTTTCATTCGGTAAGCAACAAGCAAGTGTTTACCACCATCCATCAAATCTTGTTCATTCAATGATAGGTCTGCGTAGCGTGCTGACTGGTCCATAACTGGCTCCTATTCTTATAAATCTTTCCAATACAATCTGTTTGTATTGGGTATGGGTTGACTTTAAGGGAGTAGCTTAGATAAGGTAAATTAAATTCTAATACCACTTTAATTAAGAGATTAGTTAATGAAGAACGCAACCTTTAGACAACTTAGGGTATTCAATGAGGTCGCTAAACACCTCAGTTTTATCCGAGCAGCCGAGGCGCTCTACCTCACTCCACCCGCTGTCACCATGCAGATTAAGGAGTTGGAGAACAACGTCGGCATGGCGCTGTTCGACCGCACCGGTAAGAAGGTCAGCCTCACTACCGCTGGCGAATATATGCTGGTTTATGCACGTCGAATACTTGCAACAGTTAAAGATGCTGAAGATGCCGCCGCCCGCCTTCAGCACGCAGAGGCTGGGATACTGACCATCGGCATGGTCGGTACCGCCA includes these proteins:
- a CDS encoding ribulose-bisphosphate carboxylase, translating into MDQSARYADLSLNEQDLMDGGKHLLVAYRMKPKAGYGYLEAAAHFAAESSTGTNVEVSTTDDFTKGVDALVYHIDEATEDMRIAYPIDLFDRNLTDGRMMAVSLLTLIIGNNQGMGDIEHAKIYDFYAPREMIRLFDGPSRDITDLWEILDRPRKDGGYIAGTIIKPKLGLRPEPFAKAAYEFWLGGDFIKNDEPQGNQTFAPMKKVMPLVVDAMKRAMDETGQAKLFSANITADDHYEMCARADYILETFGPDANKVAFLVDGYVGGPGMVTTARRQYPSQYLHYHRAGHGAVTSPSSKRGYDAYVLAKLSRLQGASGIHVGTMGYGKMEGDADDRAIAYVIERDSYQGPVYHQEWYGMRPTTPIISGGMNALRLPGFFENLGHGNVINTSGGGSYGHIDSPAAGATSLRQAYECWKAGADPIEWAKEHREFARAFESFPGDADKLFPGWRDKLKGHR